A window of Longimicrobium sp. genomic DNA:
GATGGTGTGCAGGCAGGGCTCTCCGAGGTCGCTCCATCGGGATGACAGGTGGCGCTTCGGCGTCTGCGGCTGTCATCCCGACGGAGCGGCCACGCCGAACCGGCCCCGGCGACGTAGACCGTAGCGACCGAGGGATCCGCCACACACTCGGCCAAACGGCTCCCGGCCTTGGAATGAGCCAGGCCGCTGCTTCGAGGCGTATCAACGCCGGGTTCGCGCGACGCGCGAACGACAACCAGCCGGGTTGTGTCTGCCGCGCTGGAGCACGTCGCGTGGTGTGTGGCGGATCCCTCAGTCGCTGCGATCAGCGGTGTGCGGGCAGGGCTCTCCGAGGTCGCTCCATCGGGATGACAGGTGGCGCTTCGGCGGGTGCGGGTGATGCCCCGGGCGGGACGCGACAGCGGCCTGAGCCGGGGCTTTTCGCTTTTCCAGCGGCGGGTTCAGCCGCTCGCGCGGGGCAGGGGCCTGCATCCAACCACACCCGTCCCTCGCCCCGCGCACCGCAACCCATTAGATTGTCCGGCTCACGCGTACCCGCAGCACCCGATGGCAACGCTACCGCACAACCGACTGATCGCCGTTCCCGCAAGCGGGCCCGCCGACGAGCCCGAGCCTGGGCACGACGAGCACCGAAACCCGGGCACGGCCCTGGACCTGGACTGGGTAGAGGCCGTCCGGGTCAACCGCAGCGCCGTGGAGCGCCGCGCCGCCTCGCTTTCCGCACGCCGCACCGTCAAGAAGCAGTGGCAGGCGGCCTGGCTGCTGCGCGCCATCACGCTGATGGACCTGACGACGCTGGCCGGCGACGACACCCCGGGCAACGTCCGGCGCCTGTGCGCCAAGGCCCGCCAGCCCGTGCGCCCCGAAATCCTGGAAGGGCTGGGCGTCTCGCACCTGCCCATCCACACCGGCGCCGTGTGCGTGTACCACTCGCTGGTGCCCACCGCCGTCGAGGCGCTGTACGGATCGGGAATCCCCGTGGCCGCCGTTTCCACCGGCTTTCCCGCCGGCCTTTCACCCTGGGAACAGCGGGTCGAGGAGATCCACGCCTCCGTCGAAGCAGGGGCCGCGGAGATCGACATCGTCATCACCCGCGCCCACGTGCTTACCGGCAACTGGCAGGCGCTCTACGACGAGGTGCGCGCCTTCCGGCAGGCGTGCGGCCCCGCGCACCTGAAGACCATCCTGGCCACCGGCGAGCTGGCGACGCTCCGCAACGTGCACAAGGCCTCGCTGGTGTGCATGATGGCCGGCGCCGACTTCATCAAGACCTCCACCGGCAAGGAGGCGGAGAACGCCACCCTTCCCGTGGGGCTGACGATGGTGCGCGCCATCCGCGAGTACCGCGAGCGCACCGGCCACGTGGTGGGCTTCAAGCCGGCGGGCGGCATCAAGACCGCCAAGCAGTCGCTGGACTGGATGCTGATGATGAAGGAGGAGCTGGGCACCGACTACCTGCGGCCCAACCTCTTCCGTTTCGGCGCCAGCTCGCTGCTCAACGACATCGAGCGCCAGCTGGAGCACCACCTGACGGGCCGCTACTCCGCCGCCTTCCGGCACCCGATGGCCTGACCCGCTCCGCCGCGTCCGCACCCGAAACGCTCCGGCCCCACGGCCGGAGCGTTTTTGCGTATGTAGTAGTCCGGCACACGTCCTGCCCCGTGCGGAGGACAGGGACCCACCACTCATCCGGGAGATTCGTCTACATGGAGAACGGCGACCTTCGCGTGCGCGGGCCGGGGCCGCGGCCGTGGATCATCGGCATCGTGCTGCTGGCCCTGGTGGCCGCGCTGGCGTTCTGGCTGCTGGACGACGGCGCCGACGACAAGACGCTGGACAGCATCTCCCGCCGGGGAGCCGCGGCGGCGACGGTGTCCTGAGCGGGGCCCTCCGCGCGTTGCATTCAGCGTAGAAGCCTTGTCCACCGGGCGGGAACGGGAAGTGCATTCGATTCCTCCGGCATTCACCGCAGCGATCCTGTCCCGGCGGCCATCCCCTGGCTTCCCGGCCCGGGGAGTTGCGCAGCGCGGATCTACATCCACCTCCGTCCGGTCGAGGGAGTCTCTCATGTCCGCAGTCACCCGGTTCCGGGCAGCGGCCGCGTTGCTCGCGCTGTGCGCCGGCACCACGGCGCTGGCATCGTCGCCCGCACAGGCACAGTACTTCGGAAGGAACAAGGTGCAGTACCGCACCTTCGACTTCCGCATCCTGCGCACGACGCACTTCGACATCTACTACTATCCCGAAGAGGAGCAGGCCGCCCGCGACGTGGGGCGGATGAACGAGCGCTGGTACGCGCGGCTGTCGCGCATCCTGGAGCACGAGTTCGAGGACCGCCAGCCCTTCGTGCTGTACGCCAGCCACCCGCACTTCCAGCAGACGTCGACCCTTTCGGGCGACATCGGCGAGGGGACGGGCGGCGTGACCGAGGCGTTCAAGCAGCGCATCATCCTGCCCATGGCCCACTCGTACGAGGAAACCGACCACGTGGTGGGCCACGAGCTGGTGCACGCCTTCCAGTACGACATCTCGGGGCTGGGCCGCGCCGGGGGCGGGCTGGAGCAGGCCGCGCAGCGGTACCAGGTCCCGCTGTGGTTCTCCGAGGGCATGGCCGAGTACCTCACCGTGGGCCCCGTCGATGCGCACACCACCATGTGGCTGCGCGACGCGGCGCTCACCGGGCGCATTCCCACGCTGGAGCAGCTGACGTACGACCCCAGCTTCTTCCCCTACCGCTGGGGCCAGGCGTTCTGGGCGTACGTGGGCGGGCGCTGGGGCGACGCGGCCATCGGGCAGATCCTCAAGCAGGTGGGCCAGGGCGTGCCCTTCCCGGACGCCTTCCAGCGCATCCTGAACGTGCCGCTGGAAGACATCGTCGACGACTGGGGCACCTCCATCCGCCGCACCTACCTGCCGCTGCTGTCCGACCGGCGCGAGGCGCGCGAAGAGGCGCGTCCGCTGATCACGCTGAAGACGGAGGGCGGCCGCATCAACCTGGCCCCGTCGCTTTCGCCCGACGGCACCAAGGTGGCGTTCCTGTCGGAGCTGGAGTTCCTGGACGTGGAGCTGTACATCGCCAACGCCGAAACGGGCGAGATCATCCGGCGGCTGGTGCGCGGCACGGCGTTCGACCCGCACTTCGGCAGCCTTCGCTACATCAACTCGGCAGGCACCTGGTCGCCCGATTCCCGGATGTTCGCCTTCTCGGCGCTGCGCGGCGGGCGCGACGTGCTGGTGATCATGAACGCCGTGCGCGGCGGGCGGCTGCAGGAGTTCACGATTCCGAACGTGGACGAGATCGCCAACCCCACCTGGTCGCCGGACGGCACGACCATCGTGGTCTCGGGGCTCAGCCAGGGGGTGACGGACCTGTACGCGGTGAACGCGCGCACCGGCGATGCGCGGCGGCTGACCAACGACCGCTTCGCCGACATGCAGCCCAGCTTTTCGCCCGATGGGCGGACGGTGGCGTTCACCACCGACCGCGGCGAGACGGACTTCGACCAGCTTTCGTTCGGCGAATACCGCATCGGGCTGATGGATTTCGCCACCGGCGAGATCCGCACGCTGCAGCGGGCGGACGGCGGCAAGAACATCAACCCGCAGTGGACGAGCGACGGCCGGGGATTGTACGTGATCTCCGACCGCGAGGGCATCAACAACATCTACCGCATCGAGGTGGCCACCGGGGCGCTCACCCAGGTGACCAACCTGTTCACCGGCGTCAGCGGCATCACCGACCTCAGCCCGGCCATCAGCAGCGCGTCGCGGGCGGACCGGCTGGTGTTCGCGGCGTACGAGCGCGGCGGGTTCAACATCTACTCCATCAGCAACCCCACCGAGCTGGCGGGGACGGCGCCCGAGCCGGTGCAGGTGGCGGCGGCCGGCATTCCCGGCGTGCCGCTGCCGGCGCTGCTGCCGCCGGTGCCGCGGCCGGAGGACGCGCCGTACAACCGTGTGCTGCTCTCCCTCAACGAGTACCGGTTCGGCCTGCCCGACGCGGCGGCGGTGGCTACCTGGACGGTGCGGCCGTACAGCCCGCGCTTGTCGCTGGACTACCTGGGCCAGCCGCAGATCGGCGCCTCGGCCAACACGGGGGGCGGCTTCAACCGCGGCGGCCTGTACGGCGGCATCACGGGCATCTTCAGCGACGTGCTGGGGCGGCACACGGTGTTCGGAACGGTGCAGGCGCAGGGGCAGATCGAGGAGATCGGCTTCAGCACGCTGTACCTGAACCAGGCCAGCCGCTGGACGTGGGGCGTGTCGGCGCAGCGGGTGCCGTACGTGTACGGGGGCCGCGCCCAGGGCTACCGCAGCCAGACCGAGTTCGTGCAGCAGGAGGTTCGCTACCGCTACTTCGACACGCGGCTGGCGGGGATCACCCAGTATCCCATCTCGCAGGTGCAGCGGATGGAGTTTTCCGGCGGTGTGCGCCGGTTCGCGTCGGACGTGCTGGTGCGCGAGCTGGTGACCGACGTGACCACCGGCGCCACCGCCTACGACGAGCGCCGCGAAGAAGGGAATGCGTTCAACCTGGCGGAGGGCTCCGCCGCGCTGGTGTACGACAACTCGCTGCAGGGCTACACGTCGCCGTTCGCGGGGCAGCGGTACCGCGTCGAGGTGGCGCCCACCCTGGGAACTGCGCAGTTCACCAGCGTTACGGGCGACTACCGCCGCTACTTCTTCCTGCGGCCGTTCACCCTGGCGTTCCGCGGACTTCACGTGGGGCGCTACGGGCGCGACGAGGCCCTGGTGGGCAACCTGTACCTGGGCTGGCCGTTCCTGATGCGCGGGTACTCGCAGAGCGACGTCCGCAACAGCTGCGTGGAGAGCGAGGAAATCCAGGGCAACGACTGCACCCTGTACGGCGACGAGCTCATCGGAACGCGGGTGGGGGTGGCCAACGTG
This region includes:
- the deoC gene encoding deoxyribose-phosphate aldolase, encoding MATLPHNRLIAVPASGPADEPEPGHDEHRNPGTALDLDWVEAVRVNRSAVERRAASLSARRTVKKQWQAAWLLRAITLMDLTTLAGDDTPGNVRRLCAKARQPVRPEILEGLGVSHLPIHTGAVCVYHSLVPTAVEALYGSGIPVAAVSTGFPAGLSPWEQRVEEIHASVEAGAAEIDIVITRAHVLTGNWQALYDEVRAFRQACGPAHLKTILATGELATLRNVHKASLVCMMAGADFIKTSTGKEAENATLPVGLTMVRAIREYRERTGHVVGFKPAGGIKTAKQSLDWMLMMKEELGTDYLRPNLFRFGASSLLNDIERQLEHHLTGRYSAAFRHPMA